The following coding sequences are from one Desulfuromonas sp. TF window:
- a CDS encoding cupin domain-containing protein: protein MDLEKIKNAIVTNVYHIPAERKVPLHSHADHDEIFYCIKGAGFGVLENGEVKLTTGKAFIVPAGVKHSMRSDDEIYVTSFLVPVVKKD, encoded by the coding sequence ATGGATCTGGAAAAGATCAAGAATGCCATTGTAACAAACGTGTACCATATCCCCGCCGAACGAAAGGTCCCCCTTCACTCTCATGCAGATCATGATGAGATCTTTTACTGCATAAAAGGTGCAGGCTTCGGAGTGCTGGAGAATGGCGAAGTGAAACTCACGACCGGCAAGGCCTTTATTGTACCTGCAGGGGTCAAGCACAGCATGAGATCTGATGATGAGATCTATGTAACGTCATTCCTTGTACCGGTTGTGAAGAAAGATTAA